One region of Aminobacterium colombiense DSM 12261 genomic DNA includes:
- a CDS encoding transglycosylase domain-containing protein: protein MTRKEPESNAAKRDGKQPPQSGGLYLIRKVLFLVLLVMAAGIAVVFVFGALYIKEISEELPTTSQILAHKENVASTVYDRDNEIIARLFTENRKPVQLKDISPWILKCTLAAEDSSFYQHGGIRVTAIGRALMVDILHRGARQGGSTITQQLARNLFLSQEKTIKRKAKEIMLAIRMEQLFSKDKILEMYLNTIYFGHGAWGIETAAKTYFGKESRNLTLSESAVIAGLIAAPERYSPLNNINNAKKRQGYVLGRLIDLGWIDSETKEKAYIEEINLKHVPNKVTEFNKAPYFISHLLINHLLPTYGADLVYSGGMEIYTTIDLDLQEKADNAIKMLKSQGALVALDPLTGEVLALTGGKDFSTSKFNRVTQAYRQPGSAFKPFVFAAALEKGIMPTDHFLDAPLSYDVPGEEKTWEPGNYGQKFHGEVTVLDALIHSYNTVAVRMADITGVSNIIKMARSTGITSPHLPHDLSIALGTASVTPLEMATAFSTFANGGHVVSPLMIREIRSGNGDVLEFHKPEIREGISPVTATVIRSLMEDAVRAGTGRNALIPGWETFGKTGTTNEYSDAWFAGGVPGLVTIVYAGNDDHKALGRNATGSAIAVPVWKSFMSEAVKVLHLPQAFDIPQGLAVEAVRVCRQTGFLAAPGCSAATLLLPAGSTPTTTCPIHGGDIFACQNDSLAPRLYLLPQDEEHYYTYAKFPDGDIPFSLAGSDIEVKVSSTVEEKSQLSHKPAQKSVIPVGEQDPYKDDPSPAQTIEERYQDLLKQYGITN from the coding sequence ATGACGAGAAAAGAACCCGAATCAAACGCTGCAAAGCGTGACGGGAAACAACCCCCACAATCTGGCGGTTTATATCTTATCCGAAAAGTACTTTTTTTAGTTCTATTGGTAATGGCGGCAGGCATTGCCGTTGTTTTTGTTTTTGGAGCTCTTTATATAAAAGAAATATCTGAAGAGCTCCCGACAACATCGCAAATACTTGCTCACAAAGAAAACGTGGCAAGTACGGTTTATGACAGAGATAACGAGATTATAGCACGATTATTTACGGAGAATAGAAAACCTGTGCAATTGAAAGATATTTCTCCGTGGATACTGAAATGTACTTTAGCTGCAGAGGATTCCTCTTTTTATCAGCATGGCGGGATAAGAGTTACTGCCATTGGAAGAGCATTAATGGTTGATATTCTCCATCGAGGAGCCCGCCAGGGAGGTAGCACTATTACACAGCAATTAGCTCGTAATCTCTTCTTATCCCAGGAAAAGACCATTAAAAGGAAAGCAAAGGAGATTATGCTCGCCATTCGCATGGAACAGCTTTTCTCGAAGGATAAGATCCTTGAAATGTATCTCAATACCATATATTTTGGACATGGCGCCTGGGGGATAGAAACAGCAGCTAAAACTTATTTTGGTAAGGAATCAAGAAATCTTACCCTCTCTGAATCTGCTGTTATCGCAGGTCTAATAGCTGCTCCAGAACGGTATAGCCCACTCAACAATATAAATAACGCCAAAAAACGCCAAGGGTATGTCCTCGGCCGTTTAATAGACCTCGGATGGATCGATAGTGAAACAAAAGAAAAAGCATATATTGAAGAAATTAACTTAAAGCATGTCCCAAATAAAGTTACGGAATTTAACAAGGCCCCTTATTTTATTTCACACTTGCTCATTAATCACCTCCTCCCTACCTATGGAGCTGATCTTGTATATAGCGGCGGTATGGAGATATACACAACCATTGACCTGGATCTGCAGGAAAAAGCTGATAATGCGATCAAGATGTTGAAAAGCCAAGGGGCTCTTGTTGCACTGGATCCTCTCACAGGAGAAGTTTTAGCCCTCACGGGAGGAAAAGATTTTTCAACAAGCAAATTTAACAGGGTTACTCAGGCTTATCGTCAGCCTGGCTCTGCCTTTAAACCCTTCGTCTTTGCTGCTGCTCTGGAAAAAGGCATTATGCCTACTGATCATTTTCTTGATGCACCTCTCTCATATGATGTCCCGGGAGAAGAAAAAACATGGGAGCCTGGCAACTATGGCCAAAAATTTCACGGGGAAGTGACCGTTCTCGACGCTCTCATTCATTCTTATAATACAGTGGCGGTACGCATGGCCGACATTACAGGTGTTAGCAATATTATAAAGATGGCACGAAGCACAGGAATTACTTCTCCCCATTTGCCTCATGATTTATCGATTGCTCTTGGAACCGCAAGTGTAACACCATTAGAAATGGCTACGGCCTTTTCAACTTTTGCCAACGGAGGTCATGTTGTTTCTCCTTTGATGATACGTGAAATTCGATCAGGGAATGGAGACGTGCTTGAATTCCATAAGCCAGAGATACGAGAAGGGATCTCTCCTGTCACCGCAACTGTTATTCGCTCTCTCATGGAAGATGCGGTTCGAGCTGGTACAGGAAGAAATGCCCTTATCCCCGGATGGGAAACTTTCGGTAAAACTGGAACTACAAATGAGTATAGTGACGCATGGTTTGCAGGAGGTGTTCCTGGCCTTGTCACTATTGTCTATGCAGGAAATGACGACCATAAAGCCCTTGGTAGAAATGCAACTGGAAGTGCTATTGCAGTACCAGTGTGGAAGAGTTTTATGAGCGAGGCTGTTAAAGTGCTTCACCTTCCGCAGGCCTTTGATATCCCTCAGGGTCTTGCAGTAGAAGCTGTTCGAGTATGCAGGCAAACTGGTTTTTTAGCCGCTCCTGGCTGTTCAGCCGCAACCTTGCTTCTGCCAGCGGGATCGACTCCTACAACCACATGTCCTATCCATGGAGGAGATATCTTTGCCTGTCAAAATGACTCCTTGGCTCCAAGACTTTATCTTCTTCCTCAAGACGAGGAACATTACTATACTTATGCCAAATTCCCAGATGGAGATATTCCTTTCTCTCTCGCCGGTTCCGATATAGAGGTGAAGGTGTCTTCAACTGTTGAGGAAAAATCGCAACTATCGCACAAACCAGCACAAAAATCAGTTATCCCTGTTGGAGAGCAAGATCCGTACAAGGACGATCCCAGCCCTGCCCAAACAATCGAGGAACGCTACCAGGACCTTCTAAAGCAATACGGCATTACAAACTAA
- the hpt gene encoding hypoxanthine phosphoribosyltransferase, with product MEYVVSDILLSDEVIHRRVKELAKQISKDYAGKELVTIGILKGAVIFLSDLIRYIDQDVDVVMDFMAVSSYGDSTKTSGIVKITKDIDINIRGKNVLIVEDIVDSGLTLSYLIRMMGEREPESIRVCVLLDKEERRKVPVNVDYKGFDIPDKFVVGYGLDYAGKWRNLPSIHMVDIYMNSPEEGKSMRGGDI from the coding sequence ATGGAATATGTTGTTTCAGACATACTTCTGTCAGATGAAGTTATACATCGTAGGGTAAAGGAACTTGCTAAACAGATAAGCAAAGATTATGCTGGGAAAGAGCTTGTTACAATAGGCATATTGAAAGGTGCGGTTATTTTCCTTTCAGATCTTATCCGTTACATAGATCAAGATGTAGACGTAGTCATGGACTTTATGGCAGTTTCTTCCTATGGTGATTCCACCAAAACGAGTGGTATTGTTAAAATAACGAAGGATATTGATATAAACATAAGGGGAAAAAACGTGTTGATCGTAGAGGATATTGTGGATAGTGGTTTAACCTTGTCTTATCTCATTCGTATGATGGGAGAGCGAGAACCGGAGAGTATACGGGTGTGTGTGTTGCTTGACAAAGAGGAACGGCGCAAGGTACCGGTCAATGTAGATTATAAAGGATTTGACATCCCTGATAAGTTCGTAGTGGGGTATGGTCTGGACTATGCAGGGAAATGGCGGAACTTGCCATCGATCCATATGGTTGATATATATATGAATAGCCCCGAAGAGGGAAAATCAATGAGAGGCGGCGATATTTAG
- the ftsH gene encoding ATP-dependent zinc metalloprotease FtsH, whose product MGRLIKNLGLYLILVVLVVSLVNVFLSPAQSPQQAEVITYSEFLTAVDTGQIKSVTIKENTVSGRFIDGRSFQAEVVGTGDLAKEIAGKNVNVQVEPPQKTPWWATMISSFFPTLLLIGVWIFFLYNMQGGGGKVMNFAKSKAKLFLDNRPKVTFDDVAGCDESKEELSEVIQFLRDPGKFRALGAKVPKGVLLLGPPGTGKTLLARAAAGEADVPFFSVSGSDFVEMFVGVGAARVRDLFEQARKYQPCIIFIDEMDAVGRHRGAGLGGGHDEREQTLNQLLVELDGFDESTGIILIAATNRPDILDPALLRPGRFDRHIVVDRPDVKGREEILAVHVRNKKIADDVDLGVVARRTPGFVGADLANLVNEAALLAARAGKSLITMAEFEEGIDRVIAGPERKSRLVSDKERRIIAFHETGHALVAKYLPNCDPVHKISIIPRGHMALGYTLQLPDEDRFLMSKTELTNQITVLLGGRVAEELTFGDVTTGAGNDLDRATQIARRMVTEFGMSDALGLVKLGHKHQEVFLGRDIADDKNYSDNVAYMIDQEVKAIIDGCYEKAKQILTEKKEQVEMVAETLLEKEVIEGKELDELLGFVTEEETEEQEERLLHGDVKESKKEELRRKGSTKPEVASNLA is encoded by the coding sequence GTGGGCCGATTGATCAAGAATCTCGGGTTGTACCTGATTCTCGTAGTACTTGTAGTAAGCCTTGTAAACGTTTTCTTATCACCAGCTCAAAGTCCACAGCAGGCGGAAGTAATCACGTACTCCGAGTTCCTGACTGCAGTAGATACAGGACAAATTAAAAGCGTTACGATAAAAGAAAACACCGTATCCGGCCGCTTTATTGACGGCAGAAGTTTTCAGGCTGAGGTTGTAGGGACAGGAGATCTTGCTAAAGAAATAGCAGGGAAAAATGTTAATGTCCAGGTAGAACCACCACAGAAAACCCCATGGTGGGCGACAATGATTTCTTCTTTCTTCCCTACGTTGCTGTTAATAGGAGTGTGGATATTCTTCCTCTACAACATGCAGGGTGGCGGGGGGAAGGTCATGAATTTCGCAAAAAGCAAGGCGAAGCTTTTTCTTGATAACCGTCCTAAAGTCACCTTTGACGACGTGGCTGGATGCGATGAGTCCAAAGAAGAACTGAGTGAGGTCATCCAGTTTCTTCGAGATCCGGGAAAATTCAGGGCCTTAGGGGCGAAAGTGCCTAAGGGAGTGCTTCTTCTCGGACCTCCTGGTACGGGGAAAACATTGTTGGCTCGCGCTGCCGCAGGAGAGGCCGATGTTCCTTTCTTCAGTGTGAGCGGCTCGGACTTTGTAGAAATGTTCGTAGGTGTTGGCGCAGCCCGAGTTCGGGATCTTTTCGAGCAGGCACGGAAATATCAGCCATGTATTATTTTTATAGACGAAATGGATGCTGTGGGCCGTCATCGTGGGGCTGGTCTTGGTGGCGGTCACGATGAAAGGGAGCAGACGCTGAACCAGCTTTTGGTTGAACTGGATGGATTTGATGAGTCTACGGGGATTATTCTCATCGCAGCCACAAACAGGCCGGATATCCTTGATCCTGCGCTTTTACGGCCGGGACGTTTCGATCGTCACATTGTCGTGGATCGCCCAGATGTAAAAGGAAGAGAAGAAATATTGGCTGTCCATGTGAGGAACAAGAAGATAGCCGATGATGTGGATCTGGGGGTAGTGGCTCGTAGAACCCCTGGTTTTGTGGGAGCGGATCTTGCGAACCTCGTCAATGAAGCGGCCCTTTTGGCAGCTAGAGCTGGCAAAAGCCTCATTACCATGGCTGAGTTTGAAGAAGGGATAGATCGTGTAATCGCTGGACCTGAGCGTAAGAGTCGCCTTGTTAGCGACAAAGAGCGAAGGATCATCGCGTTTCATGAAACAGGGCACGCTTTGGTGGCGAAGTATTTGCCCAATTGTGATCCCGTACATAAGATATCGATTATACCGCGAGGTCATATGGCTTTAGGGTATACGCTTCAGCTGCCTGATGAGGATCGTTTCCTAATGTCCAAGACGGAACTGACAAATCAGATTACAGTACTTCTGGGAGGCCGTGTGGCAGAAGAGCTCACTTTTGGTGACGTGACTACTGGTGCTGGGAACGATCTTGACAGAGCTACTCAAATTGCAAGAAGGATGGTAACGGAATTTGGCATGAGCGATGCTCTTGGTCTCGTGAAGTTAGGACATAAACATCAGGAAGTCTTTTTGGGGCGGGACATCGCGGACGATAAAAACTATAGTGATAATGTTGCATACATGATAGACCAAGAAGTAAAGGCCATTATTGACGGCTGCTACGAAAAGGCCAAGCAGATTCTGACAGAAAAGAAAGAGCAGGTCGAAATGGTCGCTGAGACCCTTCTAGAAAAAGAAGTCATTGAAGGGAAAGAACTTGATGAACTTCTGGGTTTCGTTACAGAAGAAGAGACCGAAGAGCAGGAAGAAAGATTGCTCCATGGCGACGTTAAAGAGAGCAAAAAAGAAGAGTTGAGACGAAAGGGAAGTACGAAGCCTGAAGTGGCAAGTAATCTTGCATAA
- a CDS encoding GspE/PulE family protein: protein MSALGIIPIAFSEKEKLLAIALFDPFFSSDLKKGFKKTGVRIVPFLSPLTSIRSCIDMLHLTNADAYDAAFPAKDIVDFVDRIINEAAKNGASDIHIEGLSAWSRVRFRIDGYCRAVYSFSLDFHPAIISRIKIMASMDISDKRRPQDGQFNIKTGSQDFLDVRVSSLPTVDGEKIALRLLDSSKIPDNIYQLGFEQRDLELLEKLLSQKEGLILVTGPTGSGKSTTLHALIKQVNALTLNVTTIEDPVERFHEGINQVEVDERAGRTFEVVLRSLLRQDPDIILVGEIRDSETAHLVMRAALTGHLVLSTLHTDDAANAPLRLIEMGVPPFLIVSSLKAVVSQRLIRLLCPLCKKPDSNSPVGCSYCGGRGFHGRVGVFEYLPITERVQELLLHKAPVQKIRTQARKEGMRTLVENGMLKVERGLTTYEEILSISSGRTGI, encoded by the coding sequence ATGAGTGCCTTAGGAATCATTCCCATTGCCTTTTCTGAGAAGGAGAAACTTTTGGCTATCGCTCTTTTTGACCCTTTCTTCTCCAGTGACTTGAAAAAAGGATTCAAAAAAACAGGAGTAAGGATAGTTCCCTTTTTATCACCACTTACGAGTATTCGCTCTTGCATTGACATGCTTCATCTTACCAATGCAGATGCTTATGACGCAGCCTTTCCCGCAAAGGATATTGTAGATTTTGTAGATCGTATAATTAATGAGGCCGCAAAAAATGGCGCTTCTGACATTCATATAGAGGGGTTGTCGGCATGGAGCAGGGTAAGGTTTCGCATCGATGGATATTGTCGTGCTGTTTACTCCTTTTCATTGGATTTTCATCCTGCTATAATTTCGCGAATTAAGATAATGGCATCTATGGATATTTCTGATAAAAGGCGTCCTCAAGATGGCCAATTTAACATAAAGACTGGTTCACAAGATTTTTTAGACGTACGTGTATCATCACTTCCTACCGTAGATGGCGAAAAAATTGCTTTGCGCCTCCTCGATTCTTCCAAAATTCCCGATAACATTTACCAATTAGGATTTGAGCAAAGAGACTTGGAACTTCTTGAAAAGCTTCTTTCTCAAAAGGAAGGGCTTATATTGGTGACTGGCCCCACAGGGAGTGGAAAGTCTACCACACTGCATGCGCTGATAAAGCAAGTAAACGCCCTTACTCTTAATGTGACGACCATTGAAGATCCGGTAGAGAGATTCCACGAAGGTATAAATCAGGTTGAGGTCGATGAAAGGGCAGGTCGAACTTTTGAAGTGGTCTTGCGCTCGTTACTTCGCCAGGATCCAGATATTATCCTTGTTGGAGAAATTCGAGATTCTGAAACTGCCCATCTTGTAATGCGGGCAGCACTTACTGGTCACCTGGTCCTTTCAACTTTGCACACTGACGATGCGGCTAATGCTCCTTTAAGGCTCATAGAGATGGGAGTTCCGCCTTTCTTAATTGTCTCTTCACTTAAAGCAGTTGTTTCCCAGCGACTTATTCGATTATTATGTCCTCTCTGTAAAAAACCGGATTCAAACAGTCCTGTGGGGTGCTCTTATTGTGGGGGGAGGGGATTTCACGGAAGGGTGGGGGTGTTTGAATATCTCCCTATAACTGAGAGAGTGCAAGAGCTTTTGCTTCACAAAGCCCCAGTTCAAAAGATACGTACTCAAGCACGCAAAGAAGGGATGAGAACTCTCGTAGAAAATGGCATGCTTAAAGTTGAAAGGGGACTTACTACCTATGAAGAGATTTTAAGCATTTCTTCTGGAAGGACGGGGATTTAA
- a CDS encoding type II secretion system F family protein, protein MLYSYSARTARGEKIKGSLEAGSQYEALSMLFERGLIVVSLQGKKKNENMRFFPSGRKNLSLEELCLFFTHLSAMISMGGTLSDSLYIMESELPQATLRSILQKIQDELRGGKSFSESLGLSGDWPPGVLAMVSAGEESGELLKMLRYLSSYFMQRRVFRKKLIGALVYPAFVAIVSVVVLNILFFKVFPQIEAVLADLGIALPASTRLFLSFSKFFLTVGIGIICGVLGMLSFTNCFLKKSLWDKIISKNKLWKEVFLSRSFQTLAALLNSGVPLLEAIKLSGSVTGNKKVERSFFTVAENVEKGLSLGESLRFQEDFFSPLIVRILSLSEKSGTLRQTLPLVSDRLKEEAQDRMKRIEVLAEPIMIFSLGGIVLIFVGMLFFPLLNAFQRISLF, encoded by the coding sequence ATGCTTTATTCCTATTCTGCTCGTACAGCTAGGGGGGAAAAGATAAAAGGGAGTTTAGAGGCTGGTTCTCAATATGAGGCCCTTTCTATGCTTTTTGAAAGGGGACTTATTGTTGTATCTCTACAAGGAAAGAAAAAAAATGAAAACATGAGGTTCTTCCCATCGGGAAGAAAAAATCTTTCGCTAGAAGAGCTATGTTTATTCTTCACCCATTTATCGGCGATGATTTCCATGGGAGGAACTTTGTCTGACTCCCTTTACATAATGGAAAGTGAATTGCCCCAGGCAACTTTGCGTTCCATTTTGCAAAAAATCCAAGATGAATTGAGAGGAGGAAAATCCTTTAGCGAAAGTCTTGGGCTGAGCGGAGACTGGCCTCCGGGAGTTTTAGCTATGGTGAGCGCAGGAGAAGAAAGCGGAGAGCTCTTAAAGATGTTGCGTTATCTTTCTTCTTACTTCATGCAAAGGAGGGTTTTTAGAAAGAAACTTATTGGCGCGTTGGTTTATCCTGCTTTTGTTGCGATTGTTAGTGTGGTTGTGCTGAACATTCTGTTCTTTAAGGTTTTTCCACAAATAGAAGCGGTTTTAGCCGATTTGGGCATAGCTCTTCCTGCCTCGACTCGTTTGTTTCTTTCTTTCTCGAAGTTCTTTCTTACCGTTGGGATAGGGATCATATGCGGCGTTTTGGGAATGCTTTCTTTTACAAATTGTTTTTTAAAAAAGTCTCTGTGGGATAAGATAATTTCTAAAAATAAGCTTTGGAAAGAAGTCTTTCTCTCAAGGAGTTTTCAAACACTCGCTGCTCTCCTGAATTCTGGCGTGCCTCTTCTTGAAGCTATAAAGCTTTCGGGATCTGTGACAGGGAATAAAAAAGTAGAAAGAAGCTTTTTTACTGTAGCAGAGAATGTTGAAAAAGGCCTGTCCTTAGGGGAATCTTTGCGTTTCCAGGAAGATTTTTTTAGTCCTCTTATAGTGCGTATTTTGTCTCTTTCTGAAAAATCAGGAACACTAAGACAAACTTTGCCACTTGTCAGTGATCGCCTTAAAGAGGAGGCGCAAGACAGAATGAAGAGAATTGAGGTACTCGCCGAGCCCATAATGATTTTTTCCCTTGGCGGTATTGTTCTTATCTTCGTGGGTATGTTGTTTTTCCCGTTATTAAATGCTTTTCAAAGAATCTCATTATTTTAG
- the tilS gene encoding tRNA lysidine(34) synthetase TilS: MVEMKGLEKQLPYELSLPYLRDQFWAVARKQGWAEKIGPAVVAVSGGSDSVALLWFFVQFWPGKVIVAHLEHGIRERSSIEDAAFVKKLAEAWGCEFEIEHVVVPRLLRKGESLEEGARRVRYDFFEQIAASEGATVVALGHTADDIAETLLFNLCRGSGPFGLVGIPEVRGQFIRPLSGWWREDLRRLLQARGICWREDPTNLDTTYVRNRIRHEIIPLLERTINSSTRQHFVDFAQDMQEFRRREEKQGELLVQWGKENVPFSMYGTTLSFVRSLSEQEQAWFIRAIGRNLSLKTLTRNRLTSLIATLKTSGRWLFQWENKAFICCGSGFMVWINPKLLYNTHAISKEIVFKGDRGVFLWGYWKVHWEKKQHFSGSLTSSTGRFQEAFPLELGSSLIVSPADSESSSLKNRKMKKIPWWLQKIWPVFSKSEKWQWIPFEGTFSDKAYHGGAQIILRLEPVASALEGVQ; encoded by the coding sequence ATGGTTGAAATGAAAGGTTTAGAAAAACAACTTCCATATGAATTATCACTTCCATATTTGAGGGATCAATTCTGGGCTGTAGCCAGAAAACAGGGCTGGGCAGAAAAGATAGGACCAGCTGTAGTTGCCGTTTCTGGTGGCAGTGACTCTGTTGCTCTGCTCTGGTTCTTTGTGCAATTCTGGCCTGGAAAGGTTATCGTGGCTCATTTGGAGCATGGCATTAGAGAAAGAAGTTCAATAGAAGACGCGGCTTTCGTAAAAAAGCTTGCAGAGGCATGGGGTTGCGAATTCGAGATAGAGCATGTTGTTGTCCCACGCCTTTTACGCAAGGGTGAGAGTCTAGAAGAAGGAGCGCGAAGGGTTCGCTACGATTTTTTTGAGCAGATAGCGGCTTCAGAAGGAGCAACAGTTGTTGCGCTTGGCCATACAGCTGATGATATAGCAGAAACACTGTTATTCAATCTTTGCCGTGGGTCAGGTCCCTTCGGACTTGTAGGCATACCCGAGGTCCGGGGACAATTTATACGCCCCCTCTCTGGATGGTGGCGAGAAGACTTAAGGCGTCTTTTGCAGGCTCGCGGAATTTGTTGGAGAGAAGACCCTACAAACCTTGACACAACCTACGTCAGGAACCGCATCCGTCATGAAATTATTCCATTGCTTGAAAGAACAATAAATTCCTCTACGCGTCAACATTTTGTCGATTTCGCTCAGGATATGCAGGAATTCCGCCGACGTGAAGAGAAGCAGGGAGAGTTGCTTGTTCAATGGGGCAAAGAAAATGTTCCTTTCTCTATGTATGGGACCACACTTTCATTTGTTCGTTCCCTCTCAGAGCAGGAACAGGCTTGGTTTATTCGGGCTATTGGAAGAAATTTGAGTCTTAAAACATTGACAAGGAATCGCCTTACATCCCTGATTGCAACTTTAAAAACTTCTGGTCGGTGGTTATTTCAATGGGAAAATAAAGCTTTTATTTGTTGTGGTTCAGGTTTTATGGTATGGATAAACCCAAAACTCTTGTATAATACTCACGCTATATCTAAAGAGATTGTTTTTAAAGGAGACAGGGGTGTGTTTTTATGGGGCTACTGGAAGGTGCATTGGGAAAAGAAACAGCACTTTTCAGGATCCTTGACGTCTTCTACAGGAAGGTTTCAAGAGGCTTTCCCTTTGGAGTTGGGGAGCAGCCTCATTGTTTCACCTGCAGATAGTGAGTCTTCTAGCCTGAAAAATAGGAAAATGAAAAAAATACCCTGGTGGTTACAGAAAATATGGCCGGTTTTTTCAAAAAGTGAAAAATGGCAGTGGATACCTTTTGAAGGCACTTTTTCTGACAAAGCGTATCATGGAGGAGCACAGATAATTTTGAGGCTTGAGCCTGTGGCATCGGCGCTGGAGGGAGTACAATAG
- a CDS encoding type II secretion system protein GspD produces MNRNRLLLRIWGTFILIVLLCVVKNSQLYGTEKGTMTGVSVEQAQHDKVTVYVGGQNLPKPEIVEINKQKTILKWRNVVLPSTTWNRDYEGPLLLSINVMQKEGYIEMSVLHKTGLKLNLHKADGEKRSSSWCFTLQREGAEEQGSYRGKRQYHELQSGEGAFLPISEKMASESVSLSLRDVLLPDAFRLFAEYWDMNLILDDSVPERKTTIILKEISASQAFFYLLRSNDLRFVALGDKTLWVGKKENLGEILGLTETKSFRLAYSDIASTAKMVKQATGVQKIVEDERLNTLYVTADREQLLKVERYVELIDRPGKQVMIEARIVEIADRASHEVASCLESIYKHWMLEYKGRGTPGRIGYSDSYSEGMFGEDITSLSGTVKKLDALISTLEKEEKGHILAEPSVITIEGTKARIQLVQKYPYVSTRDEAGNPTYVSEEVGPQLEITPFVGRDEIITIKLVIKTGEVVSWREGARGETYPETSTRQVETQVRVRDGEPFVIGGLFKELKRGNQYKFPLLGDIPILGSLFSTQYTEKEKNEVIIIVIPHILSIQT; encoded by the coding sequence ATGAATAGAAATCGCCTCCTTCTTCGTATTTGGGGAACGTTCATATTGATAGTGCTTTTGTGCGTTGTAAAGAACAGTCAGCTTTATGGAACGGAGAAGGGAACTATGACAGGTGTATCTGTAGAGCAAGCTCAGCATGATAAGGTCACCGTTTATGTTGGGGGACAAAATTTGCCTAAACCAGAAATAGTGGAGATAAATAAACAAAAAACAATTTTGAAGTGGAGAAATGTTGTTCTTCCCTCTACCACATGGAATCGTGATTATGAAGGGCCACTTCTGTTAAGCATCAATGTCATGCAGAAAGAAGGATACATAGAAATGAGCGTCTTGCACAAAACAGGATTAAAACTTAATCTCCATAAAGCCGATGGGGAAAAGCGGTCCTCCAGTTGGTGTTTTACATTGCAAAGAGAGGGGGCAGAGGAGCAAGGCTCTTATAGGGGGAAAAGACAATATCATGAGTTGCAATCAGGGGAAGGAGCATTTTTGCCTATATCCGAAAAAATGGCCTCTGAGTCTGTCTCTCTTTCTCTTCGCGATGTTTTGCTGCCTGACGCTTTTCGCCTCTTTGCCGAATATTGGGATATGAACCTTATCTTGGATGATTCCGTCCCCGAGAGAAAAACCACAATAATTTTAAAAGAAATTTCAGCCAGCCAGGCTTTTTTTTATCTCCTCCGTTCGAATGACCTCCGATTTGTTGCTTTGGGCGACAAAACTCTTTGGGTTGGAAAAAAAGAAAATTTAGGGGAAATATTAGGTTTGACAGAAACAAAATCTTTCAGGCTGGCCTACAGCGATATCGCTAGCACCGCAAAAATGGTCAAACAGGCTACTGGGGTTCAAAAAATTGTGGAAGATGAAAGATTAAACACTCTTTATGTAACTGCTGATAGAGAGCAACTTCTGAAAGTGGAGCGATACGTTGAACTTATAGACCGTCCAGGGAAGCAGGTTATGATCGAGGCCAGGATTGTTGAGATAGCAGACCGCGCCTCACATGAGGTTGCGTCGTGCCTGGAATCAATTTATAAACACTGGATGCTGGAATATAAAGGCAGAGGGACTCCTGGTCGAATAGGGTACAGTGATTCTTACAGCGAAGGGATGTTTGGTGAAGACATAACTTCCCTTTCTGGTACAGTAAAAAAATTGGACGCCTTAATATCAACCCTTGAAAAGGAAGAAAAGGGGCACATTCTTGCAGAGCCGTCAGTTATAACTATCGAGGGAACGAAGGCAAGAATACAGCTTGTTCAAAAGTATCCATACGTATCGACACGTGATGAGGCGGGCAATCCTACATATGTTTCAGAGGAAGTAGGGCCTCAACTTGAAATAACTCCTTTTGTAGGAAGGGATGAGATCATAACTATTAAGCTTGTTATAAAAACGGGTGAGGTTGTTTCATGGAGGGAGGGAGCCAGAGGCGAAACATATCCGGAGACAAGTACAAGGCAAGTGGAAACCCAGGTGCGAGTTCGAGATGGGGAGCCTTTCGTCATAGGAGGATTATTTAAAGAACTAAAAAGGGGAAACCAATATAAGTTTCCCCTTCTTGGGGATATTCCCATTTTAGGTTCGTTGTTTTCGACTCAGTATACAGAAAAAGAAAAGAACGAAGTGATTATAATTGTTATACCCCATATACTGTCTATACAGACATGA
- a CDS encoding type II secretion system protein encodes MKLSTRKEKGFSLIELLVVLMVIGLLSGGVVIAATRTIASAKAVRVLSDLNSIRFAYIMYSVDEEDLDGVLSDITLLDPFLDSSLLNGKYSICEEEDSIYVGTGPLDKKVLLRLAKHSSESGLYSSLTAAPPITSYDSETGKWVWLKVQ; translated from the coding sequence GTGAAATTGAGCACTCGAAAAGAAAAAGGATTTTCTTTGATTGAACTGCTTGTTGTGCTTATGGTTATCGGCCTTCTTTCTGGAGGAGTGGTTATCGCAGCCACTAGAACCATTGCTTCGGCAAAAGCTGTCCGTGTCCTTTCCGATCTAAACTCAATAAGGTTTGCTTATATTATGTATTCCGTTGATGAAGAAGACCTAGACGGAGTCCTTTCAGATATAACTCTTCTCGATCCTTTTCTTGATTCTAGTCTCTTGAATGGGAAATATTCAATTTGTGAAGAAGAAGATTCAATTTATGTGGGGACAGGCCCCCTTGATAAAAAGGTACTCCTTCGACTTGCTAAACATTCATCAGAGAGCGGACTTTACAGTTCTCTAACAGCTGCTCCGCCAATAACCTCTTATGACAGCGAAACTGGGAAATGGGTATGGTTAAAGGTTCAATGA